The Thermoflavifilum sp. genome contains a region encoding:
- a CDS encoding dienelactone hydrolase family protein, producing MSRVLHQMISLSVADGTRMDVYEAYPDDVQTRLPGVMLFQEAFGVNDHIRDVARRIAAEGYVVMAPELYHRTAPGFVCSYTDFSAAREHIQALSTEGIEADIRATAEALSAHPRVQSEKLLSIGFCLGGRVSFLAASVLPLRAAACFYGGGIAEQLLDRAAQIQAPLLLCWGGQDKHITADKIQAITSALDAHQKDYVNVVFSRADHGFFCDARASYHPVSAAQAWELVKVFFQQHLK from the coding sequence ATGAGCAGAGTCTTGCATCAGATGATTTCCCTTTCTGTAGCCGATGGTACACGGATGGATGTGTACGAAGCTTATCCGGATGATGTCCAGACCCGCTTACCGGGTGTGATGTTGTTTCAGGAAGCCTTTGGTGTAAACGATCATATTCGCGACGTAGCCCGCCGTATTGCCGCCGAAGGCTATGTGGTGATGGCTCCCGAGCTCTATCACCGAACGGCACCCGGGTTTGTATGCAGTTATACGGATTTTTCGGCTGCCAGAGAGCATATCCAGGCACTATCGACTGAGGGCATAGAAGCTGATATTCGCGCTACGGCCGAAGCGCTGTCGGCTCATCCGCGTGTGCAATCCGAAAAGCTCCTCTCCATTGGATTCTGCCTGGGCGGCAGGGTATCGTTTCTGGCCGCTTCCGTGCTGCCGTTGCGCGCTGCTGCGTGCTTTTATGGCGGAGGTATAGCCGAGCAATTACTCGATCGAGCAGCCCAGATTCAGGCGCCACTGCTGCTTTGTTGGGGCGGACAGGATAAGCATATCACCGCCGATAAAATACAGGCCATCACCAGCGCCCTGGATGCCCATCAGAAAGATTATGTGAATGTGGTATTTTCCAGAGCCGATCATGGCTTTTTCTGCGATGCACGCGCCAGCTATCATCCCGTGTCGGCTGCACAGGCCTGGGAGCTGGTAAAGGTGTTTTTTCAGCAACACCTGAAATAG
- a CDS encoding DUF2892 domain-containing protein: MKRNISTADRLIRLVLAIVLGVLYFTHTVTGTAGIILLIVGVILLLTALVNFCPIYRILGISTCRVPR; encoded by the coding sequence ATGAAACGCAATATCAGCACAGCCGATCGGTTGATCCGTCTGGTTTTAGCCATTGTGTTGGGTGTGTTATATTTTACACATACGGTTACGGGTACAGCGGGGATCATCCTGTTGATCGTAGGGGTAATTTTACTCCTGACGGCATTGGTCAACTTTTGTCCTATTTACCGGATACTCGGAATCAGCACCTGTCGTGTGCCCAGATGA
- a CDS encoding MFS transporter, with amino-acid sequence MGLLHDIAIRLKWYWHGQQALRYRNYRLFIIGQLLSLIGTWIQRIAMMWLAYQLTHSAAWLGIVGFCEQIPIFIIAPFAGVFADRWNKQKALARIESLAMLQAAVLGLLTVWKIVNVWHIIALSLFLGTVNAFEVPVRQSFVVEMVNRDKTALVNAIALNSTLFNLSRLIGPSVAGVLIASVGEGWCFFINAISYACVVICVILMQITYDRLQRNGYGMKVLHQLKEGVDYVFHHEQMARLLGLLAIVSFVNASLRTLAPVFAKQILHGGATTFGLLMSASGVGAMTGALYLTNRKTLQTMLRIVSLTGITLAAGMLVFAISHVLWLSLLCMAITGFAQMLHTATTNTLLQIFTTDDKRGRVMSFYTVCLQGTMPFGSLAAGAIGGELGAPWAVGIMGGFCLVGSLWLRHLSAHGASGATNGPENVKPDAAAGLMAHPSEKSSATGQTIRQKAMQWFHLHKN; translated from the coding sequence ATGGGTTTGTTGCATGATATAGCGATCAGGTTAAAGTGGTACTGGCATGGACAACAGGCGTTACGTTATCGCAATTACCGGTTGTTCATTATTGGACAATTGCTATCGCTCATTGGCACCTGGATCCAGCGTATAGCCATGATGTGGCTGGCTTATCAACTCACGCACTCTGCAGCATGGTTGGGCATTGTAGGATTTTGTGAGCAAATTCCTATCTTCATCATAGCTCCTTTTGCTGGTGTGTTTGCCGACAGATGGAATAAACAAAAAGCCCTGGCACGCATTGAGTCGCTGGCCATGTTGCAGGCGGCCGTGCTGGGCTTATTGACGGTATGGAAAATAGTGAATGTCTGGCATATCATCGCCCTAAGCCTGTTTCTGGGTACCGTTAATGCATTTGAAGTTCCCGTCAGGCAATCGTTTGTTGTGGAAATGGTCAATCGCGACAAAACCGCTCTGGTGAATGCCATTGCCCTGAACTCCACCCTATTCAACCTTTCCAGGCTCATTGGCCCTTCTGTTGCGGGTGTGCTTATCGCCAGCGTGGGAGAGGGATGGTGTTTTTTCATCAATGCCATTAGCTATGCCTGCGTGGTGATTTGTGTCATCCTCATGCAAATCACGTACGATCGTTTACAGCGAAATGGATACGGCATGAAAGTATTGCACCAGCTCAAAGAGGGCGTCGATTATGTATTTCACCACGAACAGATGGCCAGGTTGCTGGGTTTGCTGGCTATAGTGAGTTTTGTAAATGCCAGCCTGCGGACGCTTGCACCGGTATTCGCCAAGCAGATCTTACACGGCGGGGCCACGACATTTGGTTTGTTGATGAGTGCTTCTGGAGTGGGAGCTATGACGGGAGCTTTGTATTTAACCAATCGCAAAACCCTGCAAACCATGTTGCGGATTGTATCGCTCACGGGTATAACCCTTGCCGCTGGTATGCTGGTATTTGCAATTTCGCATGTGTTATGGCTTTCCCTGCTGTGTATGGCCATAACCGGCTTTGCGCAGATGCTGCACACCGCAACTACCAATACCCTGTTGCAGATTTTCACTACCGACGACAAGAGGGGCAGGGTGATGAGTTTCTACACCGTATGCCTGCAGGGTACCATGCCCTTTGGCAGTCTGGCGGCCGGTGCTATCGGCGGCGAGCTCGGCGCCCCCTGGGCTGTGGGCATCATGGGTGGATTTTGTCTGGTGGGCTCTTTATGGCTCAGGCATTTATCGGCACACGGCGCATCAGGCGCGACCAATGGCCCGGAAAATGTCAAACCCGATGCAGCGGCCGGGCTGATGGCTCACCCATCTGAAAAATCCAGTGCTACCGGGCAAACGATCCGGCAAAAAGCTATGCAATGGTTTCACCTACATAAAAATTAA
- a CDS encoding universal stress protein, translating to MVTILAPTDFSLNARHATQYAAKLLAHQFHNEGRMILLHVFEAPSAISEYELNMLHFDTMKTYIRERLEERKNELKTEVDRHLHIECVATNEGLLEHIRRICAHAQVDFITIGLTGSGMGNIFLGSHTIEIAQHAGYPVITVPPRAEFPAERGIRKIVFACDFSAVQPDSSTIQPVDFFERVRKVVQLLGAELLVLYVGSARKEEDAELEARRRFLQEQFSDLPVSLHRMASRHVVAGIRDFVRDQQADMILIIPQQQRWPGSLLKMKHTRAVLFRSTVPVLTLPASVHD from the coding sequence ATGGTAACAATACTGGCTCCCACCGATTTTTCCTTAAACGCCCGTCATGCCACTCAATATGCGGCAAAGCTTTTAGCGCATCAATTTCACAATGAAGGTCGCATGATACTGTTGCATGTGTTTGAAGCGCCTTCAGCTATTTCGGAATATGAATTGAACATGCTGCATTTTGATACCATGAAAACTTATATCCGGGAAAGGCTGGAAGAGCGGAAAAATGAACTGAAGACAGAAGTCGATCGGCATTTACATATTGAATGTGTAGCCACCAATGAAGGTTTGCTGGAGCATATCCGGCGTATTTGTGCACATGCGCAGGTTGATTTTATCACCATAGGGCTCACGGGATCGGGTATGGGCAATATTTTCCTGGGCAGCCATACCATAGAAATTGCTCAACATGCCGGTTATCCGGTGATTACCGTGCCGCCCCGTGCGGAATTTCCTGCAGAACGTGGTATCCGAAAAATAGTTTTTGCCTGTGATTTTTCTGCCGTACAGCCCGATTCATCAACCATTCAACCAGTTGATTTTTTTGAGCGTGTACGAAAAGTGGTGCAGCTTTTAGGTGCAGAGCTGCTGGTATTGTATGTAGGGTCTGCAAGAAAAGAAGAAGATGCTGAACTTGAGGCCCGGCGTAGATTTCTGCAAGAGCAATTTTCCGATTTACCGGTGAGCTTGCATCGGATGGCATCACGCCACGTGGTTGCCGGAATCAGGGATTTCGTGCGCGATCAACAGGCGGATATGATTCTGATCATTCCGCAACAGCAGCGCTGGCCCGGAAGTTTGTTAAAAATGAAGCATACCAGAGCGGTATTGTTTCGCAGTACCGTACCGGTATTGACTCTACCAGCATCGGTACATGACTGA
- a CDS encoding Crp/Fnr family transcriptional regulator, with protein MEKQWATRWMEYGDIRLLPAGTVLLDDGSYIRSVPLVLSGVIKVLRQNEEGKEILLYYIQPGESCVMSFLGGLHDEKSKIKAVVEEDAEVLLIPMDEVRRLIREEYGFIEFMFKLYHRRFEEVLNVLEAVSFKRLDERLLNLLHKKVELSGSSQLQVTHQQLADELGTDRVVVSRLLKQLENDGVVQLGRNRIRLLQTPGQQAG; from the coding sequence ATGGAAAAGCAGTGGGCTACTCGATGGATGGAATACGGCGATATCCGCCTGTTGCCTGCCGGTACAGTGTTGCTGGATGATGGCAGTTATATCCGGAGTGTGCCGCTGGTGCTTTCAGGCGTTATTAAGGTACTCAGGCAAAATGAAGAGGGAAAGGAAATTTTGCTCTATTACATCCAGCCTGGAGAAAGCTGTGTGATGTCGTTTCTGGGTGGGTTGCACGATGAAAAAAGCAAGATTAAAGCCGTTGTGGAAGAAGATGCGGAAGTGCTGTTGATTCCCATGGATGAAGTCAGGCGCCTGATCCGGGAAGAATACGGCTTCATTGAATTTATGTTCAAATTATATCACCGCCGATTTGAAGAAGTGCTCAATGTACTGGAGGCGGTGAGTTTTAAACGACTGGATGAACGTCTGTTGAATTTGTTGCATAAAAAAGTAGAACTCAGCGGTTCTTCCCAGTTACAGGTTACCCACCAACAATTAGCCGACGAGCTGGGTACGGATCGCGTGGTTGTTTCGCGCCTGCTGAAACAATTAGAAAATGATGGCGTGGTGCAACTGGGCCGTAATCGTATACGCTTGCTTCAAACACCCGGGCAGCAAGCCGGATAA
- the trxA gene encoding thioredoxin has product MSNQQPTFSEIIRNDKPVLVDFFATWCMPCKMMEPILEEVKHKIGDRVLFHQVDVDRQPLVASVYQISGVPTLMVFRKGEALWRHSGVVPPDQLLQVLQHILEDVQKEAEATQAASAPSQQA; this is encoded by the coding sequence ATGTCGAATCAACAGCCTACTTTTTCGGAAATCATTCGGAATGATAAGCCTGTGCTGGTCGATTTTTTTGCCACCTGGTGCATGCCCTGTAAGATGATGGAGCCCATCCTGGAAGAAGTCAAGCATAAGATAGGCGACCGGGTGTTGTTTCATCAGGTGGATGTGGATCGACAGCCATTGGTCGCCAGCGTGTATCAGATTTCGGGCGTACCCACGCTGATGGTTTTCCGCAAGGGGGAGGCACTCTGGCGGCATTCGGGAGTCGTACCACCCGACCAGTTGCTGCAGGTTTTGCAGCATATTCTCGAAGATGTGCAAAAAGAAGCTGAAGCAACCCAGGCTGCTTCAGCTCCATCACAACAGGCATAG